The Amblyomma americanum isolate KBUSLIRL-KWMA chromosome 3, ASM5285725v1, whole genome shotgun sequence genome window below encodes:
- the LOC144125296 gene encoding uncharacterized protein LOC144125296 yields MAGRTWNDTETHELIRIWTEHRDLLDGTSRNNKVYESMAAQMGILGHPRTALQVKEKMKRLRKEYKCGKRSMIAPYHEELATVLAQGAKAGALFTKSEMDDTVGSEVAGKDSEANHMEDRPGCSAPPDDDRAQGFCGSNQGLDCSRLSGSPPVESAPALRFPADGGPNFKMATANPGDGAPFPAAGVPRTARKRKILDAPSPPTLSDPITRAIDKIVELEREQMRHELDLLERLRREELERVERMRREEMDHELRIMIAIASVFNNLNSSSEPPAGS; encoded by the coding sequence ATGGCGGGACGCACGTGGAACGACACGGAGACGCACGAGCTCATCCGCATCTGGACTGAACACCGAGACCTTTTGGATGGAACGTCACGAAACAACAAGGTGTACGAAAGCATGGCGGCGCAGATGGGCATTCTGGGCCACCCACGCACCGCGCTCCAGGTCAAGGAGAAGATGAAACGACTACGCAAGGAGTACAAGTGCGGTAAGCGGAGCATGATAGCCCCTTACCACGAAGAGCTGGCCACTGTGCTCGCCCAGGGCGCCAAGGCCGGCGCGCTGTTCACAAAGAGCGAAATGGACGACACCGTGGGGTCAGAAGTCGCTGGCAAAGACTCCGAGGCGAACCACATGGAGGACAGACCAGGCTGCTCGGCGCCACCGGACGACGACCGCGCCCAGGGGTTCTGCGGAAGCAACCAGGGGCTTGACTGCAGCCGGTTGTCGGGCTCGCCGCCCGTTGAGAGCGCCCCGGCGCTGCGGTTCCCGGCCGACGGCGGCCCAAACTTCAAGATGGCCACCGCCAATCCTGGGGACGGCGCGCCGTTTCCGGCGGCCGGGGTCCCCCGCACGGCGCGCAAGCGCAAGATCCTCGACGCGCCCTCGCCGCCCACGCTCAGTGACCCCATCACGCGCGCCATCGACAAGATCGTAGAGCTGGAGCGCGAGCAAATGCGGCATGAGCTGGACCTGCTCGAGCGGCTGCGCCGCGAGGAGCTCGAGCGGGTGGAGCGCATGCGCCGTGAGGAGATGGACCACGAGCTGCGCATCATGATAGCGATAGCGTCGGTCTTCAACAACCTCAAcagcagcagcgagccgccggcGGGATCGTGA
- the LOC144125295 gene encoding uncharacterized protein LOC144125295 — translation MLYTYYYVRARHSLFELIHSFHGRHIRGLLGYVPPSLRTERNRGRRAPNPANLQGTRSVRAFVFLVLRAVIMPMCAMFGCAGRSKSSAQKTNTESGVGLHCLPKLISWQCERTKLLSEKRRSLWLARIKRKDLKNLDNVRVCGRHFITGRPSGLMDDANQDWAPTQHLGYGHGERPDVGMSTRFARTKARQKKAAAKAIAGAAARQSSEDECTAEVTPADDPPHERCSLRLESRAEIAVQTDMTVQDIQAVEENKRLAAELRATRAEKNKLEMSESFHGDNAKVTFYTALNSFSMLFAIFELVECHVKHTARNGLGKFEEFIVFLMKLKWNFSVQDLAYRFPVSDSTVSRIFDKWLHAAFWRLKSQIRWPSR, via the exons ATGCTGTACACGTATTATTATGTCCGCGCTCGGCATTCCTTATTTGAATTAATACATAGTTTTCACGGACGTCACATCCGTGGGCTTCTGGGATACGTGCCGCCATCTTTACGTACCGAGCGGAACCGCGGGCGCAGAGCGCCAAACCCCGCAAACCTACAGGGGACGCGGTCCGTCCGTGCGTTCGTATTTCTGGTTCTGCGCGCTGTCATCATGCCGATGTGTGCCATGTTCGGCTGCGCAGGCAGAAGCAAGTCTTCTGCGCAGAAAACAAACACCGAGTCGGGCGTTGGACTTCACTGTTTACCGAAACTGATTAGCTGGCAGTGTGAGCGCACGAAGCTCCTTTCGGAGAAGCGCCGAAGCCTTTGGCTCGCACGGATCAAGCGGAAAGACTTGAAAAACCTGGACAATGTTCGCGTATGCGGTCGGCACTTTATCACAG GAAGACCTTCAGGCCTTATGGACGACGCGAACCAGGACTGGGCGCCGACGCAGCACTTGGGTTACGGGCACGGCGAAAGACCAGACGTTGGCATGTCCACCCGTTTTGCACGGACGAAGGCGCGGCAGAAGAAAGCAGCCGCTAAAGCTATCGCCGGTGCAGCGGCGCGCCAGTCATCGGAGGACGAATGCACTGCAGAGGTGACGCCTGCAGATGACCCGCCGCACGAAAGGTGCAGCTTGCGCCTGGAGTCGAGAGCAG AGATAGCAGTACAGACTGACATGACTGTACAAGACATCCAAGCTGTTGAGGAGAACAAGCGACTTGCCGCAGAGCTGCGTGCCACaagggcagaaaaaaacaagctagAGATGTCAGAGTCATTTCATGGTGACAACGCTAAGGTTACATTTTATACGGCATTGAATAGCTTTTCCATGCTTTTTGCCATTTTCGAGCTTGTTGAATGTCATGTAAAGCACACTGCACGAAATGGCCTTGGAAAGTTTGAGGAATTTATTGTGTTCCTCATGAAGCTTAAGTGGAATTTCTCTGTTCAAGATCTTGCATACCGTTTCCCTGTTTCAGACTCGACAGTGAGCAGAATTTTCGACAAATGGCTGCATGCAGCTTTTTGGCGTTTGAAATCGCAAATTAGATGGCCTTCGAGATAG
- the LOC144125293 gene encoding serine hydrolase-like protein, translating into MLPACSTWARISRLQMPLYRNISKVDIESMRTTGVHHLFLRDSSTACSHASHSTQEISIPVPYGHLAAKVWPAATNERPNSCLLCLHGVQDNAGSFDPLLEMLDGRWHAVALDFTGHGLSSHLPRGSMYSLTQFVSDVARTVNFLGWNQFYLFGHSMGGLVAHRYANVFPEKVAKMILLDGFGDIYEPKSQVLNVTRTTLTSLLRLEDKEHSRQPSYTEEDIVNLYARAPAGRIRAEDVKILMKRGCRLQADGRYVFTRDVRLKAVLWDRVDSTALVPWWKSFRGDLLVLDAVPGFGRCSVNNGRMISILREHCRSFMMLNLDGDHHVHMNHPELGCQPHNVLFRRFACIICYLFFFSIHSARKQDNLFSFSCTFKGHSYFFLYLEILWLLSTKVL; encoded by the exons ATGCTGCCAGCCTGTAGCACTTGGGCCCGTATAAGTCGACTGCAGATGCCTCTGTACAG aaacatTTCCAAAGTAGACATTGAGAGCATGCGTACCACCGGAGTGCACCATCTTTTTCTACGTGACAGTTCAACAGCCTGTTCTCATGCCAGCCACTCGACTCAGGAAATCTCAATTCCTGTACCTTACGGCCACTTGGCTGCTAAGGTATGGCCTGCCGCTACAAATGAAAGACCAAACAGTTGCCTTCTTTGCCTGCACGGAGTGCAAGACAATGCTGGAAGCTTCGACCCATTGCTGGAGATGTTGGATGGCAGGTGGCATGCAGTGGCACTGGACTTTACTGGCCACGGCCTTTCATCGCATCTGCCAAGAGGAAGCATGTACAGTCTGACACAGTTTGTATCAGATGTGGCTCGTACCGTCAATTTTTTGGGCTGGAACCAGTTTTATTTGTTTGGTCACAGTATGGGAGGCCTTGTGGCACACCGATATGCCAATGTGTTTCCTGAAAAG GTTGCAAAAATGATACTACTTGATGGCTTTGGTGACATCTATGAGCCTAAAAGCCAGGTTTTAAATGTTACAAGGACCACCTTGACGTCTCTTCTACGCCTAGAAGATAAAGAGCACAGTCGTCAACCAAGCTACACTGAAGAGGATATTGTGAACCTGTATGCCAGGGCACCTGCAGGACGCATCCGCGCTGAAGATGTGAAAATTCTAATGAAGCGTGGCTGCCGGCTGCAGGCTGACGGTCGCTATGTCTTTACCAGAGATGTACGACTGAAGGCAGTGCTTTGGGATAGGGTTGACAGCACTGCTTTGGTTCCATGGTGGAAGTCCTTCAGAGGTGACCTACTTGTCCTGGACGCTGTGCCTGGCTTCGGACGTTGCTCAGTGAACAATGGAAGGATGATAAGTATTCTCAGGGAACACTGCCGCAGCTTCATGATGCTAAATTTAGACGGCGATCATCACGTTCACATGAATCATCCAGAGTTAGGTTGCCAGCCACATAATGTCCTTTTTAGAAGATTCGCATGTATCATATGTTACCTTTTCTTCTTCTCCATCCACAGTGCAAGAAAGCAGGATAACCTCTTTTCATTTTCTTGTACCTTTAAAGgccacagttatttttttttgtaccttgaAATACTGTGGCTATTGTCAACAAAGGTACTCTGA